A window from Physeter macrocephalus isolate SW-GA chromosome 11, ASM283717v5, whole genome shotgun sequence encodes these proteins:
- the LOC102986325 gene encoding LOW QUALITY PROTEIN: elongation factor 1-alpha 1-like (The sequence of the model RefSeq protein was modified relative to this genomic sequence to represent the inferred CDS: deleted 1 base in 1 codon) translates to MGKEKTHINIVVIGHVDSGKSTTPGLLIYKCGGTDKRAIEELEKEATEMGKGSFQYAWVLDKLKAEHECGITTDISLWKFETSEYYVTTIDAPGHRDVIKNMITGTSQADCAVLIVAAGVGEFEAAVSKHGQTQEHALLAYTLAVKQLIAGVNKMDSTEPPYSRKRCEETVKEVSTSIQKIGYNPDTAAFVPISGWNGDNVLEPSADMPWFKGWRVTREDDNAGGTTTLLEALDCILPPTRSNDKPLRLPPQDVYKIGGIGTVPVGRVETGVLQPGMVVTFAPVNVTTEVKSVETHHEALSEALPGHSVGFHVKNASVKDVRRGNVAGESKSDPPTEAAGFTAQAVILNHPGQSSAGYAPVPDCHTAHAAGKFAELEKIHHCSGKKVEDGPKFLKSGDAAIVDMVSGKPMCAESFSDYPPLGHFAVHDMRHTVAVDVIKAVDKKVAGAGKVTKSAQKAQKAK, encoded by the exons atgggaaaggagaagaCCCACATCAACATCGTTGTCATTGGACACGTAGATTCAGGGAAGTCTACCACTCCTGGCCTTCTGATCTACAAATGTGGTGGGACTGACAAGAGAGCCATTGAAGAGTTAGAGAAGGAGGCTACTGAGATGGGAAAGGGCTCCTTCCAGTATGCCTGGGTCCTGGACAAACTGAAAGCCGAACACGAGTGTGGTATCACCACTGATATCTCCCTGTGGAAATTCGAGACCAGCGAGTACTATGTGACCACCATTGATGCCCCAGGACACAGAGACGTCATCAAAAACATGATTACAGGCACATCCCAGGCTGACTGTGCTGTCCTGATTGTCGCTGCTGGCGTTGGTGAATTTGAAGCAGCTGTTTCCAAGCATGGGCAGACCCAGGAGCATGCCCTTCTGGCCTACACTCTGGCTGTGAAACAACTCATTGCTGGAGTTAACAAAATGGATTCCACTGAGCCACCCTACAGCCGGAAGAGATGCGAGGAAACTGTTAAAGAAGTCAGCACCTCCATTCAGAAAATTGGCTACAACCCTGACACAGCAGCATTTGTGCCAATTTCTGGCTGGAATGGTGACAACGTGCTGGAGCCAAGTGCTGACATGCCGTGGTTCAAGGGATGGAGAGTCACCCGTGAAGATGACAATGCCGGTGGAACC ACCACACTGCTTGAAGCTCTGGATTGCATCCTGCCCCCAACTCGCTCAAATGACAAGCCCCTGCGTTTGCCCCCTCAGGACGTCTACAAAATTGGTGGTATCGGTACTGTCCCTGTGGGTCGGGTGGAGACTGGTGTTCTCCAACCTGGCATGGTGGTCACCTTTGCTCCAGTCAACGTGACAACTGAAGTGAAGTCTGTCGAAACGCACCATGAAGCTTTGAGTGAAGCCCTTCCTGGGCACAGTGTGGGCTTCCATGTCAAGAACGCGTCTGTCAAAGATGTTCGTCGTGGCAATGTGGCCGGTGAGAGCAAAAGTGACCCACCGACGGAAGCAGCTGGCTTCACAGCTCAGGCGGTTATCTTGAACCATCCAGGCCAAAGCAGTGCTGGCTATGCACCTGTGCCGGATTGTCACACAGCTCACGCTGCTGGCAAGTTTGCTGAGCTGGAGAAGATTCACCATTGTTCTGGGAAAAAGGTGGAAGATGGACCCAAATTCTTGAAATCTGGTGATGCTGCCATCGTTGATATGGTTTCTGGCAAACCCATGTGTGCTGAGAGCTTCTCTGACTATCCTCCTCTGGGCCATTTTGCTGTTCATGACATGAGACATACGGTTGCTGTGGATGTCATCAAAGCAGTGGACAAGAAGGTAGCTGGAGCTGGCAAGGTCACCAAGTCTGCCCAGAAAGCTCAGAAGGCTAAATGA